Proteins encoded within one genomic window of Micromonospora halotolerans:
- a CDS encoding ricin-type beta-trefoil lectin domain protein, with protein sequence MSPTTVPRLTGRAVLALCLTAGALALAPPPAAQAAGETVNLWLTTTSDSGGRTVTRGLQQQSPLTFAATSPAATHTITVDENTRYQPFDGAGASITDTTAYLLRGGPVSAATRDEVMRRLFSPTDGIGLSFVRNPIGASDLSRPGNVSLDDTCCDLNDFGANGYDTNVELLTAQARQLNPALRVMVVPWSAPGWMKDNGRMDQMGWLKWEYYATYAQYFVKTIQAYAARGVKVDYLSVQNEPNCCQSGNPTAMDYPGMSWNSSGLVELTKNFVYPAFRAAGITTKVLVHDWNYGDYGTIGSGLLADSAVRTDPLFGGIAWHGYWGDPAVGTQVHGQYPAVPQFSTEHSGGTWIGNQHNEDMADIVNYARNWSRSMVKWSLAVNQFMGPHNGGCGTCTGLITVQEGGARAGQVDYTIEYYTTGHLTKFVRPGAVRIDSTANGTVQNVAYRNPDGTKALLAHNGGGSAQSVKVVWGGQSFTYTLPARTTATFTWAGTPSGGGGGGTSTGPITGLGGKCLDVTDNSSADGTPAQIWSCTGGANQQWTRAADGTIRALGKCLDVAGGGTANGTKVQLWTCNGSAAQRWTWTAGRDLVNPQADKCLDVTGNTSADGTKTQIWSCTGAANQKWTLPS encoded by the coding sequence GTGTCCCCCACCACCGTTCCCCGGCTCACCGGCCGCGCCGTCCTGGCGCTCTGCCTCACCGCCGGCGCCCTCGCCCTGGCCCCGCCGCCGGCCGCGCAGGCCGCCGGCGAGACCGTCAACCTCTGGCTGACCACCACCTCCGACTCCGGCGGGCGGACGGTCACCCGGGGCCTGCAACAGCAGAGCCCCCTGACCTTCGCCGCCACCAGCCCGGCCGCCACGCACACGATCACCGTCGACGAGAACACGCGCTACCAGCCGTTCGACGGCGCCGGGGCGTCCATCACCGACACCACCGCGTACCTGCTGCGCGGCGGTCCGGTCAGCGCCGCCACCCGGGACGAGGTGATGCGCAGACTGTTCAGCCCCACCGACGGCATCGGCCTGTCCTTCGTGCGCAACCCGATCGGCGCCTCGGACCTGTCCCGGCCCGGCAACGTCTCGCTCGACGACACCTGCTGCGACCTGAACGACTTCGGCGCGAACGGGTACGACACGAACGTCGAACTGCTCACCGCGCAGGCCCGGCAGCTCAACCCGGCGCTGCGGGTCATGGTGGTGCCGTGGAGCGCGCCCGGCTGGATGAAGGACAACGGCCGGATGGACCAGATGGGCTGGCTCAAGTGGGAGTACTACGCCACCTACGCCCAGTACTTCGTGAAGACCATCCAGGCGTACGCGGCCCGGGGCGTGAAGGTCGACTACCTCTCGGTGCAGAACGAGCCCAACTGCTGCCAGTCCGGCAACCCCACGGCCATGGACTACCCGGGGATGAGCTGGAACTCCTCCGGCCTCGTGGAGCTGACCAAGAACTTCGTCTACCCGGCGTTCCGCGCCGCCGGCATCACCACGAAGGTGCTGGTGCACGACTGGAACTACGGCGACTACGGCACCATCGGCTCCGGGCTGCTCGCCGACAGCGCGGTGCGCACCGACCCGCTCTTCGGTGGCATCGCCTGGCACGGCTACTGGGGTGACCCGGCGGTCGGCACCCAAGTGCACGGCCAGTACCCGGCCGTGCCGCAGTTCAGCACCGAGCACTCCGGCGGCACCTGGATCGGCAACCAGCACAACGAGGACATGGCCGACATCGTGAACTACGCCCGGAACTGGAGCCGGAGCATGGTGAAGTGGAGCCTCGCCGTCAACCAGTTCATGGGACCGCACAACGGCGGCTGCGGCACCTGCACCGGCCTCATCACCGTGCAGGAGGGCGGCGCCCGCGCCGGCCAGGTCGACTACACGATCGAGTACTACACCACCGGGCACCTCACGAAGTTCGTCCGGCCCGGCGCGGTCCGCATCGACTCCACCGCCAACGGCACGGTGCAGAACGTCGCGTACCGGAACCCGGACGGGACCAAGGCGCTGCTCGCGCACAACGGCGGCGGTTCCGCCCAGTCGGTCAAGGTGGTCTGGGGCGGGCAGTCCTTCACCTACACCCTGCCGGCCCGCACCACCGCCACGTTCACCTGGGCCGGCACCCCGTCCGGCGGCGGCGGAGGCGGCACCTCGACCGGCCCGATCACCGGCCTCGGCGGCAAGTGCCTCGACGTCACCGACAACAGCAGCGCCGACGGCACGCCGGCGCAGATCTGGAGCTGCACCGGCGGCGCCAACCAGCAGTGGACCCGGGCCGCCGACGGCACCATCCGGGCGCTGGGCAAGTGCCTCGACGTGGCCGGTGGCGGCACCGCCAACGGCACGAAGGTGCAGCTGTGGACCTGCAACGGCAGCGCCGCCCAGCGGTGGACCTGGACGGCCGGACGGGACCTGGTGAACCCACAGGCCGACAAGTGCCTGGATGTCACCGGCAACACCTCCGCCGACGGCACGAAGACGCAGATCTGGAGCTGCACGGGCGCGGCCAACCAGAAGTGGACGCTCCCGTCCTGA
- a CDS encoding ROK family transcriptional regulator translates to MDARRTTVRDMRRANRSVLLTRIWLDGPLSRHELGQSTALSLASVSNLVGEMIAEGLVEEAGSVESDGGRPRVLLRVAPAYGYLVGADVGETRVQVELFDLAMTALAKAEYPIAGAEPDPRQVTDHLLHGLAAVVEQAGVDPTAVLGFGVAVSGTVERAADAVVHAQTLGWDGVPLGAMLRAGTDIPVHIDNGAKTLGQAEMWFGAGRGVRHAVVALVGSGVGACVVADGVGYRGAHSSAGEWGHTTIVYGGRRCRCGNLGCLEAYVGAEGVLDRFRQANRGRPAAGGDEESAFGELLRAGSRTAAKVLDETVGYLGAGVANLVNLFNPERVVLGGWAGLALGERYLPQIREVTARHALRQPFAQTSIELCRLGPDAVAMGAATLPMARLLRDGGVPREPAARLVPAPARPARRPRSRTR, encoded by the coding sequence GTGGACGCTAGACGCACCACGGTGCGCGACATGCGACGTGCCAACCGGTCGGTCCTGCTCACCCGGATCTGGCTGGACGGCCCGCTGAGCCGGCACGAGCTGGGGCAGTCCACCGCGCTCAGCCTGGCCAGCGTGAGCAACCTGGTCGGCGAGATGATCGCCGAGGGCCTGGTCGAGGAGGCCGGCTCCGTCGAGTCCGACGGCGGCCGTCCGCGGGTGCTGCTCCGCGTCGCGCCTGCCTACGGCTACCTGGTCGGCGCCGACGTCGGCGAGACGCGCGTGCAGGTCGAACTGTTCGACCTGGCGATGACCGCCCTGGCGAAGGCGGAGTACCCGATTGCCGGCGCCGAGCCCGACCCCCGGCAGGTCACCGACCACCTGCTGCACGGCCTCGCCGCGGTGGTCGAGCAGGCCGGCGTCGACCCGACGGCGGTGCTCGGCTTCGGCGTCGCCGTCTCCGGCACCGTCGAGCGCGCCGCCGACGCCGTCGTGCACGCGCAGACCCTCGGCTGGGACGGCGTCCCGCTCGGCGCCATGCTCCGCGCCGGCACGGACATCCCCGTGCACATCGACAACGGCGCGAAGACCCTCGGCCAGGCCGAGATGTGGTTCGGCGCCGGCCGCGGGGTCCGGCACGCGGTCGTCGCCCTGGTCGGCTCCGGCGTCGGGGCCTGCGTGGTCGCCGACGGCGTGGGCTACCGCGGCGCGCACAGCAGCGCCGGCGAGTGGGGGCACACCACGATCGTGTACGGGGGCCGCCGCTGCCGCTGCGGCAACCTCGGCTGCCTGGAGGCGTACGTCGGGGCGGAAGGGGTGCTCGACCGGTTCCGGCAGGCCAACCGGGGCCGCCCGGCGGCCGGTGGCGACGAGGAGAGCGCCTTCGGCGAGCTGCTGCGCGCCGGCAGCCGCACCGCCGCGAAGGTGCTCGACGAGACGGTCGGCTACCTCGGCGCCGGTGTGGCGAACCTGGTGAACCTGTTCAACCCCGAGCGGGTGGTGCTGGGCGGCTGGGCCGGCCTGGCCCTGGGCGAGCGCTACCTGCCGCAGATCCGCGAGGTCACCGCGCGGCACGCACTGCGCCAGCCGTTCGCCCAGACCTCGATCGAGCTGTGCCGGCTCGGACCTGACGCGGTCGCGATGGGCGCGGCCACCCTGCCGATGGCCCGGCTGCTGCGCGACGGCGGCGTGCCGCGCGAACCGGCCGCCCGGCTGGTGCCGGCGCCCGCGCGGCCGGCGCGGCGGCCCCGCTCGCGCACCCGCTGA
- a CDS encoding low temperature requirement protein A, whose product MMAGSRSDLLELFFDLALVASLTLTSEKMATEGWTGMAQALLTLSTLWAVWVTTTSFTDLYSPQERRIQLVVLGIMFGGMLMSAALPAAFGSHGLIFGATWAGINWTRALALIPALRGRPERERPVRVLFWTTVSGSLWVAGGLIAHPTARFAVWLAALAVDYVAFGFRFPIPGRPPLPQYAVVPEHLAERYQQIYVLTLGELILVTVLALSHMPFSMDRLCAFATAFVAAVLLWWSYARGAGARLRGAIESSPHRHRLVQTNPYAHWLMVVGVVGLAAGFSRVIAKPGAQPESNQAALVLGGVALFLVGRAALDHEVLGRIPRSHVLGVLAAVALLPAAPRLPNLVLSLVGALVLFGVATAEFVRRQHEGAAVAP is encoded by the coding sequence ATGATGGCAGGCTCCCGATCGGATCTCCTGGAGCTGTTCTTCGATCTCGCGCTCGTCGCCAGCCTGACCCTGACGTCGGAGAAGATGGCGACCGAGGGCTGGACGGGGATGGCGCAGGCCCTGCTGACCCTGTCGACGCTGTGGGCGGTCTGGGTGACGACCACCTCGTTCACCGATCTCTACAGCCCGCAGGAGCGCCGCATCCAGCTGGTGGTGCTGGGCATCATGTTCGGCGGCATGCTGATGTCCGCCGCCCTGCCGGCCGCGTTCGGAAGCCACGGCCTGATCTTCGGCGCCACCTGGGCCGGCATCAACTGGACCCGCGCCCTGGCGCTCATTCCCGCGCTGCGCGGCCGTCCGGAGCGGGAGCGGCCGGTCCGGGTCCTGTTCTGGACCACCGTCTCGGGCAGCCTTTGGGTCGCCGGGGGCCTGATCGCCCACCCCACCGCTCGTTTCGCGGTGTGGCTGGCCGCGCTGGCCGTCGACTACGTCGCGTTCGGCTTCCGCTTCCCGATCCCCGGGCGGCCCCCGCTGCCCCAGTACGCCGTGGTGCCGGAGCACCTGGCCGAGCGGTACCAGCAGATCTACGTTCTTACCCTGGGCGAGCTGATCCTCGTCACGGTCCTCGCCCTGAGCCACATGCCGTTCAGCATGGACCGCCTCTGCGCCTTCGCCACGGCCTTCGTCGCGGCCGTGCTGCTGTGGTGGAGCTACGCGCGCGGCGCCGGCGCCCGGCTGCGCGGTGCGATCGAAAGCTCCCCGCACCGCCACCGGCTGGTGCAGACCAACCCGTACGCCCACTGGCTGATGGTGGTCGGCGTGGTGGGCCTCGCGGCGGGCTTCAGCCGGGTCATCGCGAAACCCGGGGCGCAGCCGGAGTCGAACCAGGCCGCGCTCGTGCTGGGCGGGGTCGCGCTGTTCCTCGTCGGCCGGGCCGCCCTGGACCACGAGGTTCTCGGACGCATCCCGCGCTCGCACGTGCTCGGTGTCCTCGCCGCCGTCGCCCTCCTGCCGGCGGCACCGCGCCTGCCCAACCTGGTCCTGAGCCTCGTCGGCGCCCTCGTCCTATTCGGCGTCGCGACGGCCGAATTCGTCCGCCGGCAGCACGAGGGCGCGGCGGTCGCTCCCTGA
- a CDS encoding glycosyl hydrolase family 18 protein: protein MRLRRRLTAVLGGALLLAVPTALPAATGLAASAAETALVSCAGVPAWAEGVTWTAGSRATYANRLYQALVTHTPPAGAGWTPAATPALWTDLGACGGGTPSPTPTTKPPSPTPTPTTSPSPTATPTTTPTTPPPGGTTCALKSRPSGKVLQGYWENWDGAANGVHPGMGWIPVTDSRITAHGYNVITAAFPVIRADGTVLWENGMDAGVKVPTPAEVCQAKAAGLTVLLSIGGATAGIDLGSSAVADRFVATVVPILKRYNFDGIDIDIETGLTGSGNINQLSTSQANLVRIIDGVLAQMPAGFGLTMAPETAYVTGGSVTYGSIWGAYLPIVKRYADNGRLWWLNMQYYNGSMYGCAGDSYPAGTVQGFVVQTDCLNTGLVVQGTTIRVPYDKQVPGLPAQTGAGGGYLSPALVAQAWNTYRGGLKGLMTWSVNWDGSKGWTFGDNVKALQGR from the coding sequence ATGCGACTTCGACGACGGTTGACCGCCGTGCTCGGCGGCGCCCTGTTGCTCGCCGTACCCACCGCCCTGCCGGCCGCCACCGGCCTGGCCGCCTCCGCCGCGGAGACCGCGCTGGTCTCCTGCGCGGGTGTGCCGGCCTGGGCCGAGGGGGTGACCTGGACCGCGGGTAGCCGGGCCACGTACGCCAACCGGCTCTACCAGGCGCTGGTCACCCACACCCCGCCGGCGGGCGCGGGCTGGACGCCGGCGGCCACGCCGGCGCTCTGGACCGACCTGGGCGCCTGCGGCGGCGGCACCCCGTCGCCCACCCCCACCACCAAGCCGCCCTCGCCCACCCCCACGCCCACGACGTCCCCGTCCCCCACCGCGACGCCGACGACCACCCCGACCACGCCGCCGCCGGGCGGCACCACCTGCGCGCTGAAGTCCCGGCCCAGCGGCAAGGTCCTGCAGGGCTACTGGGAGAACTGGGACGGCGCGGCCAACGGCGTGCACCCCGGCATGGGCTGGATTCCGGTCACCGACTCCCGGATCACCGCCCACGGCTACAACGTGATCACCGCCGCGTTCCCGGTGATCCGCGCCGACGGCACGGTGCTCTGGGAGAACGGCATGGACGCCGGCGTGAAGGTGCCCACCCCCGCCGAGGTGTGCCAGGCCAAGGCCGCCGGGCTCACCGTCCTGCTGTCGATCGGCGGCGCGACCGCCGGCATCGACCTCGGCTCCAGCGCGGTCGCCGACCGGTTCGTCGCCACCGTGGTGCCGATCCTCAAGCGGTACAACTTCGACGGCATCGACATCGACATCGAGACCGGGCTGACCGGCAGCGGCAACATCAACCAGCTCTCCACCTCGCAGGCCAACCTCGTGCGGATCATCGACGGGGTGCTGGCCCAGATGCCCGCCGGTTTCGGGCTCACCATGGCACCGGAGACCGCGTACGTCACCGGCGGCAGCGTCACCTACGGCTCGATCTGGGGCGCCTACCTGCCCATCGTCAAGCGGTACGCGGACAACGGCCGGCTCTGGTGGTTGAACATGCAGTACTACAACGGCTCGATGTACGGCTGTGCCGGCGACTCGTACCCGGCCGGCACCGTGCAGGGCTTCGTCGTCCAGACCGACTGCCTCAACACCGGCCTGGTCGTGCAGGGCACCACCATCCGCGTCCCGTACGACAAGCAGGTCCCCGGGCTGCCCGCCCAGACCGGGGCCGGCGGCGGATACCTGAGCCCGGCGCTGGTGGCGCAGGCGTGGAACACCTACCGGGGCGGCCTCAAGGGGCTCATGACCTGGTCGGTCAACTGGGACGGGTCGAAGGGCTGGACCTTCGGCGACAACGTCAAGGCACTCCAGGGCCGCTGA
- a CDS encoding MFS transporter produces MTVRPPGPPGRSADFRLLVAGQTATQLGTDVTAIAFPLIAVLILHATPVQLGVLVAVQNGAFLLLGVPAGVWLDRRRLRPVLIMTDLVRCAALVTVTVTAALGRLTLPLLIAAAAVMAVMRVLFDIGHQSYLPKLLHRADLLRGNCTLETVRSSGQVAGPSLGGWLTQLVGATNTLLVDAVSFLVSAVCLARIRAPEPVPRRPAPVSTAHEAREGLTFVLGDPVLRAIAATSALVNLLFTAATALIVLFLVETVGVSPGAVGVLLSAAPAAALLGAVTAGRLARRIGLARAIWLAPVVSSPFNLLVPLTGRGWGLAFFVVGLLGSGIGQIVYGIAQTTYRQATVPARLQCRVNATMRFLVMGALPLGGLLGGLLGEIIGVRSTLLVIGAGLTLAPLPLLLSPLRHARHVHDVATRTVPPDPRVATPVRTAPTTAAGRPRPRRTSLGASASGATCRARRTDRPSPGPTGHGARGRRGPCGPPHLRRPLTRRGGGGREPGDRPP; encoded by the coding sequence ATGACAGTTCGACCTCCGGGCCCGCCCGGGCGGTCCGCCGACTTCCGGCTGCTCGTCGCCGGCCAGACGGCCACCCAACTGGGCACCGACGTCACGGCGATCGCGTTCCCGCTGATCGCGGTGCTGATCCTGCACGCCACACCCGTGCAACTGGGCGTCCTGGTGGCCGTGCAGAACGGCGCGTTCCTGCTGCTCGGGGTGCCGGCCGGCGTCTGGCTGGACCGGCGCCGGCTCCGGCCGGTGCTGATCATGACCGATCTGGTCCGGTGTGCGGCGCTCGTGACGGTCACCGTGACGGCCGCGCTGGGCCGGCTCACGCTGCCGCTGCTGATCGCCGCGGCCGCGGTCATGGCCGTCATGCGGGTGCTGTTCGACATCGGCCACCAGTCGTACCTGCCGAAGCTGCTCCACCGGGCGGACCTGCTGCGCGGCAACTGCACCCTGGAGACCGTTCGCTCCTCCGGTCAGGTCGCCGGCCCCAGCCTCGGCGGCTGGCTCACGCAGCTGGTGGGCGCGACGAACACCCTGCTGGTCGACGCGGTGAGCTTCCTGGTCAGTGCCGTGTGCCTGGCCCGGATCCGGGCCCCGGAGCCGGTGCCCCGGCGGCCCGCACCGGTGAGCACGGCGCACGAGGCCCGGGAGGGCCTGACCTTCGTCCTCGGTGATCCCGTGCTGCGCGCCATCGCGGCCACGAGCGCCCTGGTCAACCTGCTGTTCACCGCCGCCACCGCCCTGATCGTCCTGTTCCTGGTCGAGACCGTGGGTGTCTCCCCCGGCGCCGTCGGCGTGCTGCTGTCCGCCGCCCCCGCCGCGGCACTGCTGGGCGCCGTCACGGCGGGCCGGCTCGCGCGTCGCATCGGCCTGGCCCGCGCCATCTGGCTGGCCCCCGTGGTGAGCAGCCCGTTCAACCTGCTGGTTCCCCTGACCGGCCGCGGCTGGGGCCTGGCCTTCTTCGTGGTCGGCCTCCTCGGCAGCGGCATCGGTCAGATCGTCTACGGCATCGCCCAGACCACCTACCGGCAGGCCACCGTGCCCGCGCGACTCCAGTGCCGGGTCAACGCCACCATGCGGTTCCTGGTCATGGGCGCGCTGCCGCTCGGCGGCCTGCTCGGCGGCCTGCTCGGGGAGATCATCGGCGTCCGCTCGACCCTGCTGGTCATCGGCGCCGGCCTCACCCTCGCGCCCCTCCCGCTGCTGCTGTCCCCGTTGCGGCACGCCCGCCACGTGCACGATGTGGCGACGCGGACGGTTCCGCCCGACCCGCGGGTGGCGACCCCGGTCCGGACGGCCCCCACCACCGCCGCCGGCCGCCCGCGCCCTCGCCGGACGAGCCTCGGCGCGTCCGCATCGGGCGCCACCTGCCGGGCGCGCAGGACGGACCGGCCGAGCCCGGGCCCCACGGGCCACGGTGCCCGGGGGCGGCGGGGCCCTTGCGGCCCACCGCACCTGCGGCGACCGCTGACCCGCCGGGGAGGCGGCGGACGCGAGCCCGGAGACCGCCCACCGTGA
- a CDS encoding glycoside hydrolase family 15 protein produces MTGPRPLAPISDYGLLGDTRTAALVSGDGAVDWLCVPRFDGEPLFGRLVGGPEAGTFRVGPAPPAPVVERHYRPDTATIRTTWAVGDRRLTLTESMVAEVTGRLLPATLLVRRLSAEGGPVDAVVEFDPRLGERHRRPRVRRRGGVLVCEWGSLAVSLSCAPDIAVEPGRPTSVAVTPGRPVTLVLAVASREPLVDVEPEAAWDAVLRDEARWQAWTAGIDGSLPFREDVVRSLLTLRLLTYSPSQAPVAAPTTSLPEDPGGMRNWDYRYVWPRDASIGVNAFLGVGKLDEAHGFLAWLLHASRLDRPRLPALFTLTGRRVPRERELAGWPGYLGSVPVRFGNAAAGQHQLDGYGWVVDAAWVFVQAGHRLYSETWRAVRGFADVVAGRWGEPDAGIWEVREAGQHVHSKLMGWLALDRALRIAETHRLSARQRRRWQQARDAIAEEVRARGFDPAQGSYVRSYGSEDLDSSLLVLPLLGIDGIESARVSGTIDAIRERLSAGGPLLHRYPPGHDGISGTEGAFLPCSFWLVQALASTGRRHDAEELFRALREHASPLGLYAEELDPATGAHLGNYPQTLTHAALVQAALAIRDSPG; encoded by the coding sequence GTGACCGGGCCCCGTCCTCTGGCGCCGATCAGCGACTACGGGCTGCTGGGCGACACCCGCACCGCCGCCCTCGTGAGCGGCGACGGCGCGGTCGACTGGCTCTGCGTACCCCGGTTCGACGGTGAGCCCCTGTTCGGACGCCTCGTGGGCGGGCCGGAGGCGGGAACGTTCCGAGTCGGCCCGGCCCCGCCCGCCCCGGTCGTCGAGCGGCACTACCGGCCGGACACCGCGACGATCCGGACGACGTGGGCGGTGGGCGACCGCCGGCTCACCCTCACCGAGTCCATGGTCGCCGAGGTCACCGGACGGCTGCTGCCCGCCACGCTGCTCGTGCGGCGACTCTCGGCCGAGGGCGGACCGGTCGACGCGGTCGTCGAGTTCGACCCCCGCCTCGGCGAACGGCATCGGCGGCCCCGCGTCCGCCGCCGCGGCGGAGTCCTGGTGTGTGAGTGGGGGTCGCTGGCCGTGTCCCTGAGCTGCGCGCCCGACATCGCGGTCGAACCCGGCCGGCCGACCTCCGTCGCGGTGACGCCCGGCCGCCCGGTCACCCTCGTCCTCGCCGTGGCCAGCCGCGAGCCGCTGGTCGACGTCGAACCCGAGGCGGCCTGGGACGCCGTCCTGCGCGACGAGGCCCGCTGGCAGGCCTGGACGGCCGGGATCGACGGCTCGCTGCCGTTCCGCGAGGACGTCGTCCGCAGCCTGCTGACCCTGCGGTTGTTGACCTACTCCCCGTCGCAGGCCCCGGTCGCGGCGCCGACCACGTCGCTGCCCGAGGATCCCGGAGGGATGCGGAACTGGGACTACCGCTACGTCTGGCCGCGCGACGCCAGCATCGGCGTCAACGCGTTCCTCGGCGTCGGCAAACTCGACGAGGCGCACGGTTTCCTCGCGTGGCTGCTGCACGCCAGCCGGCTGGACCGGCCGCGCCTGCCGGCGCTGTTCACGCTGACCGGCCGCCGCGTGCCACGGGAACGGGAGCTGGCCGGCTGGCCCGGCTATCTCGGCAGCGTCCCGGTGCGGTTCGGCAATGCCGCCGCCGGCCAGCACCAGCTCGACGGCTACGGCTGGGTGGTGGACGCCGCCTGGGTGTTCGTCCAGGCCGGGCACCGCCTCTACTCCGAGACGTGGCGGGCCGTGCGCGGCTTCGCCGACGTCGTCGCGGGCCGGTGGGGGGAGCCCGACGCCGGCATCTGGGAGGTCCGCGAGGCCGGTCAGCACGTGCACTCCAAGCTCATGGGCTGGCTCGCCCTCGACCGGGCCCTGCGCATCGCCGAAACCCACCGGCTTTCCGCGCGGCAACGTCGGCGCTGGCAGCAGGCCCGGGACGCCATCGCCGAGGAGGTGCGGGCGCGCGGCTTCGACCCGGCGCAGGGGAGCTACGTCCGCAGCTACGGCTCCGAGGACCTGGACTCCTCGCTGCTCGTCCTTCCGCTGCTCGGCATCGACGGCATCGAGTCCGCCCGGGTGAGCGGCACCATCGACGCCATCCGCGAACGGCTCTCCGCCGGCGGTCCGCTGCTCCACCGCTACCCGCCGGGACACGACGGTATCTCCGGTACCGAGGGCGCCTTCCTGCCCTGCTCGTTCTGGCTCGTCCAGGCCCTCGCCAGCACCGGGCGACGCCACGACGCCGAGGAGCTGTTCCGGGCGCTGCGCGAGCACGCCAGCCCGCTGGGCCTCTACGCCGAGGAGCTCGATCCCGCGACCGGCGCCCACCTCGGGAACTATCCGCAGACGCTGACCCACGCCGCGCTCGTCCAGGCGGCACTCGCGATCCGGGACAGTCCCGGTTGA
- a CDS encoding TioE family transcriptional regulator — protein sequence MRRNLQGVGRLRPVDLACDHGLSTQAVRNYEAAGILPEADRTPHGYRTYTPRHALALRAFLALVPGHGHRTAASIMQAVNRDATEEALRLIDESHAQLLDDRRTLRAVEAALRDLEPVPPERGDTFVGPLARSLHLRPATLRKWERAGVVQPRRDPRTGYRVYRAADVRDARLAHQLRRGGYLLEQIAPLIDQVRAAGGVAPLESMLGDWHARLAARSRAMLTGAAALDAYLECRAAPPGDQPTEGAAAR from the coding sequence ATGAGGCGAAACCTTCAAGGCGTTGGACGGCTCCGACCGGTTGATCTGGCGTGCGACCACGGTCTGTCGACGCAGGCGGTCAGGAACTACGAGGCCGCCGGCATCCTCCCGGAGGCCGACCGCACCCCGCACGGTTACCGCACCTACACGCCGCGGCACGCGCTGGCCCTGCGCGCGTTCCTCGCCCTCGTGCCCGGACACGGCCACCGGACGGCCGCGTCGATCATGCAGGCGGTCAACCGGGACGCCACCGAGGAAGCGCTCCGGCTCATCGACGAGAGCCACGCCCAACTGCTCGACGACCGCCGCACCCTCCGGGCCGTCGAGGCCGCGCTGCGCGACCTGGAGCCGGTGCCGCCCGAACGCGGCGACACGTTCGTCGGCCCCCTGGCGAGAAGCCTCCACCTCCGCCCGGCCACCCTCCGCAAGTGGGAACGCGCCGGCGTGGTCCAGCCGCGCCGCGACCCGCGGACGGGCTACCGGGTCTACCGCGCGGCCGACGTGCGCGACGCCCGGCTGGCCCACCAGCTCAGACGGGGCGGCTACCTGCTGGAGCAGATCGCCCCGCTGATCGACCAGGTCCGCGCCGCCGGAGGCGTGGCGCCACTCGAGTCGATGCTGGGCGACTGGCACGCCCGCCTCGCCGCCAGGAGCCGTGCCATGCTCACCGGCGCCGCCGCGCTGGACGCCTACCTCGAATGCCGAGCGGCCCCGCCCGGGGACCAGCCGACCGAGGGCGCCGCCGCCAGGTGA